From a region of the Cognatiyoonia koreensis genome:
- a CDS encoding GcvT family protein yields MKTNVKALVVGGGAVGTSIAYHLAKAGWDDVMLLERDELTSGSTWHAAGLLPLFNMSFATTHIHKYSVDFYKSLEAETGLNAGFAVVGNLRMAQTQERMDEYMLYASTAETCDVPYVWMTPDEIKEKWPLIRTEDLKGALYHHTDGYINPADVTMAMAKGARQRGVMIERKWQADAFHWNGKAWEVTCTKMVEKGGNLVPSDEQITITAEHVVTASGNHAQTTAKKLGIKIPAIPVEHQFIVMDQDPSLVAWRKEGNPEHPVIRDADAQSYVREERGGWILGVYEKNAPAIFEYGVPESFRADLFPLDLERIEDQYMAMIHRVPSCEESGLKDDFNGPICYTPDGNPLVGPAPGLRNMWLAEGFSFGITAAGGTGYYLAQMMVDGEAEIDMASLDPKRYGDWMTTEFTARKNEECYDHVYILHHPDEERPACRPLRTSPAYDRQKERGAQFGFVNGWERPNYYAPAGFNDHDSRSFRRGGWWKYAVEEARAIREGVGLIDATAFTKHRISGPGATAFLDWFTTNKLPKVGRINLTYALTSHGTTRTEYTIVRLAEDDYYLVSAGAWHAYDQDYLYKAIMDKEPEFGRINEQDVTTQWGVFAIAGPKSRDVLAEVIKDPDPTTGLSNKRFPWLSAKQIELGMCPVNAIRVAYTGELGWELHHPIEMQNYLFDLLEKAGEKHGMKLVGARAQNWLRQEKSYRAFGTELGRDATPLEADLPRFVDLSKDFHGKAAMEAKGIRSKCVTFLIDGPDDADPWGREAIYVGGKRVGRLTSGGYSVAFGQSIGMGYLPPDLAVVGTKVRVKMLDKLWEAQVVEDSPYDPKNETIRKDG; encoded by the coding sequence ATGAAAACCAACGTAAAAGCACTTGTTGTCGGCGGTGGCGCGGTCGGCACATCCATTGCGTATCATTTGGCAAAAGCGGGCTGGGACGATGTGATGTTGCTGGAACGGGACGAACTGACGTCCGGTTCCACGTGGCATGCTGCGGGTCTTTTGCCGCTGTTTAACATGTCCTTCGCAACGACCCATATTCACAAGTATTCGGTCGATTTCTACAAATCGTTGGAGGCGGAAACGGGTTTGAATGCGGGTTTCGCCGTTGTTGGCAACCTGCGCATGGCACAGACCCAAGAGCGCATGGATGAATACATGCTTTATGCCTCGACCGCTGAAACCTGTGACGTGCCTTACGTCTGGATGACACCGGACGAGATCAAGGAAAAGTGGCCATTGATCCGCACCGAAGATCTCAAGGGTGCGCTCTACCACCACACTGACGGCTATATTAACCCCGCCGATGTCACCATGGCGATGGCCAAGGGTGCCCGTCAGCGCGGGGTCATGATCGAACGCAAATGGCAGGCCGATGCGTTTCATTGGAATGGCAAAGCGTGGGAGGTCACCTGCACCAAGATGGTCGAAAAGGGTGGCAACCTTGTGCCTTCTGACGAGCAGATCACTATCACGGCAGAGCACGTCGTCACCGCATCCGGCAACCATGCCCAGACGACGGCCAAGAAGCTTGGCATCAAGATTCCGGCGATTCCTGTCGAACACCAGTTCATTGTAATGGATCAGGACCCGTCGCTGGTGGCGTGGCGCAAGGAAGGCAACCCGGAACATCCTGTTATCCGTGACGCCGACGCCCAATCCTATGTCCGCGAGGAACGTGGTGGCTGGATTCTTGGTGTCTACGAAAAGAACGCGCCCGCTATTTTTGAATACGGCGTCCCTGAAAGTTTCCGCGCTGATCTCTTCCCGCTCGATCTTGAACGGATCGAGGACCAGTATATGGCGATGATCCATCGTGTGCCGTCCTGCGAAGAAAGCGGCCTGAAGGATGATTTCAACGGCCCGATCTGTTACACCCCTGACGGCAACCCGCTGGTCGGCCCGGCACCCGGGTTGCGCAATATGTGGCTGGCCGAAGGCTTTTCCTTCGGGATTACAGCGGCGGGCGGCACAGGCTATTACCTTGCGCAGATGATGGTCGATGGCGAGGCCGAGATCGACATGGCGAGCCTTGATCCCAAGCGGTACGGCGACTGGATGACGACTGAATTCACAGCCCGCAAGAACGAGGAATGCTACGACCACGTCTATATCCTGCACCACCCGGATGAAGAACGCCCGGCATGTCGGCCACTGCGCACGTCACCGGCCTATGACCGGCAGAAAGAACGCGGCGCACAGTTCGGCTTCGTCAACGGTTGGGAGCGTCCAAACTATTATGCGCCTGCGGGCTTCAACGATCACGACAGCCGGTCGTTCCGTCGCGGCGGTTGGTGGAAATACGCCGTCGAAGAAGCCAGGGCAATCCGTGAGGGTGTTGGGTTGATAGATGCGACTGCCTTCACCAAACATCGCATCAGCGGTCCCGGCGCAACGGCGTTCCTTGACTGGTTCACCACTAACAAGCTGCCCAAAGTGGGCCGGATCAACCTGACCTATGCACTGACCTCGCATGGAACGACGCGCACTGAATACACGATCGTGCGGCTGGCCGAGGACGACTATTATCTGGTCTCGGCCGGTGCGTGGCACGCTTATGACCAGGACTACCTTTATAAGGCGATCATGGACAAAGAGCCTGAATTCGGGCGCATCAACGAACAGGACGTCACCACTCAATGGGGCGTCTTCGCCATCGCTGGTCCAAAATCGCGTGATGTGCTGGCAGAGGTTATCAAGGACCCAGATCCGACGACGGGCCTGTCAAACAAGCGTTTCCCGTGGCTATCGGCCAAGCAGATCGAGCTGGGCATGTGCCCTGTGAACGCGATCCGTGTGGCTTATACAGGCGAGCTGGGGTGGGAGTTGCACCATCCCATTGAAATGCAGAACTATCTGTTCGACCTGCTGGAAAAGGCCGGAGAGAAACACGGCATGAAGTTGGTCGGTGCAAGGGCGCAGAACTGGCTGCGGCAAGAGAAATCCTATCGCGCGTTCGGCACGGAGTTGGGTCGTGACGCAACCCCGCTGGAAGCGGACCTGCCGCGCTTTGTGGATTTGTCCAAGGACTTTCACGGAAAGGCCGCGATGGAGGCAAAGGGCATCCGTTCGAAATGCGTGACGTTTCTGATCGACGGACCTGACGATGCTGATCCGTGGGGGCGCGAGGCGATTTACGTCGGTGGCAAGCGCGTCGGTCGTCTGACATCGGGTGGTTATTCGGTGGCCTTCGGGCAGTCGATCGGGATGGGTTATCTACCGCCTGATCTGGCCGTCGTTGGCACAAAGGTACGGGTCAAGATGCTCGACAAGCTTTGGGAAGCACAGGTCGTCGAAGACAGTCCGTATGATCCAAAGAACGAAACCATCCGCAAGGACGGTTGA
- a CDS encoding 2-hydroxyacid dehydrogenase yields the protein MPGKKLSVVVTRRLPDIVETRMSELFNVRLREDDTPMTREELIGAVADADILVPSITDQIDAGLIGRASERLKLIANYGAGVDNIDVATARQRGILVSNTPGVTTEDTADMTMALILGVTRRVPEGMRLAQSGEWSGWSPTAMLGGRLRGRRLGILGMGRIGQAVAKRAAAFGLQVHYHNRKRLRPEIEDALEATYWESLDQMVARMDIISINCPHTPSTFHLMNARRLKLMKPDAVIVNTSRGEVIDENAMTRMLRAGEIAGAGLDVFERGHEINPRLQALPNAILLPHMGSATVEGRIEMGEKVIINIKTFADGHRPPDLVVPAAL from the coding sequence ATGCCGGGTAAGAAGCTGAGTGTTGTTGTCACGCGACGGTTACCGGATATCGTTGAGACACGCATGTCTGAACTTTTCAATGTGCGCCTGCGCGAAGATGACACACCGATGACCCGCGAAGAACTGATCGGTGCTGTCGCGGATGCGGACATCCTCGTGCCCTCTATCACCGACCAGATTGATGCGGGTTTGATTGGTCGTGCCAGTGAACGGCTGAAACTGATCGCGAATTACGGGGCGGGTGTCGACAATATCGATGTCGCGACCGCCCGACAGCGGGGCATTCTTGTGTCCAACACACCCGGTGTCACAACAGAAGACACAGCCGATATGACGATGGCGCTGATCCTTGGTGTCACACGGCGGGTGCCGGAAGGGATGCGTCTGGCCCAATCCGGCGAATGGTCAGGTTGGTCACCAACGGCTATGCTGGGTGGCCGGTTGCGGGGTCGTCGGCTTGGAATTCTTGGCATGGGGCGCATCGGGCAGGCGGTGGCAAAGCGGGCCGCAGCCTTTGGATTGCAGGTGCATTATCACAACCGCAAACGCCTGCGCCCGGAAATCGAGGACGCGCTGGAAGCGACCTATTGGGAGAGTCTCGACCAGATGGTTGCCCGGATGGATATCATTTCGATCAACTGTCCGCATACACCATCAACCTTTCATCTGATGAACGCGCGGCGGTTGAAACTGATGAAGCCGGACGCCGTGATCGTGAACACGTCTCGTGGTGAGGTAATCGACGAAAATGCGATGACACGGATGCTGAGGGCAGGTGAAATTGCGGGTGCCGGGTTGGATGTTTTTGAGCGCGGGCATGAGATTAATCCGCGACTTCAGGCCCTACCGAACGCGATTCTCTTGCCGCATATGGGGTCGGCAACTGTCGAAGGACGCATCGAAATGGGCGAGAAGGTCATCATCAATATCAAGACCTTCGCCGATGGTCACAGGCCGCCAGATCTGGTGGTGCCCGCCGCGCTTTGA
- a CDS encoding SH3 domain-containing protein — translation MGLAAPINAQDVTQAANAPVAAPDFGPETNLPLPRFVSLKAAEANVRRGPSLSHRIDWVFQRRGMPLQVVAEYGHWRRVIDREGLGGWVHYTMLSGARTVIVDEDMLPLRTRPKPDAMENARLEVGVIARLNECERDWCYLNAGGYKGWAPKHVLWGVLPEELRD, via the coding sequence ATGGGTCTGGCTGCGCCGATCAACGCGCAAGACGTGACGCAAGCCGCCAACGCACCTGTTGCGGCACCTGACTTCGGACCCGAGACGAACCTGCCCCTGCCCCGCTTTGTTTCGTTGAAAGCTGCAGAGGCGAATGTGCGACGTGGGCCATCCCTGTCCCACCGGATCGACTGGGTGTTCCAACGGCGCGGCATGCCCCTACAGGTGGTCGCGGAATACGGGCACTGGCGGCGGGTGATCGACCGTGAAGGCCTGGGCGGCTGGGTGCACTACACGATGCTCTCGGGTGCACGTACCGTCATCGTCGACGAAGACATGCTGCCCCTGCGCACAAGGCCGAAACCGGACGCGATGGAAAATGCACGGCTTGAGGTCGGCGTGATTGCGCGGCTGAACGAATGCGAACGTGACTGGTGCTACCTGAACGCCGGCGGTTACAAAGGCTGGGCCCCCAAGCACGTGCTCTGGGGCGTATTGCCCGAAGAGCTGCGGGACTGA
- a CDS encoding iron chaperone has translation MSKFADHDAYIAAASETLRPLLLQLRAQLARALSDAEEIIAYDLPGFGFGKSIIAGYAAFTQQRGLYVSKGAISAHAEDIAAAGLKSTKTGVTFSPRKPIPDELVAKLALASRKELGL, from the coding sequence ATGTCCAAGTTCGCAGATCATGACGCATATATCGCTGCAGCCTCTGAGACGCTGCGGCCACTGCTTTTGCAGTTGCGCGCGCAACTTGCGCGGGCACTTTCTGACGCTGAAGAGATCATCGCGTATGATTTGCCCGGGTTTGGATTTGGGAAGTCGATCATTGCTGGCTACGCGGCGTTTACCCAGCAGCGCGGTCTTTACGTAAGCAAGGGTGCAATCTCTGCCCACGCAGAAGATATTGCCGCTGCCGGTCTCAAATCGACGAAGACTGGTGTCACATTCTCGCCGCGAAAGCCGATCCCTGATGAATTGGTTGCAAAGCTGGCGCTTGCGTCGCGAAAAGAGCTGGGATTGTGA
- a CDS encoding M3 family metallopeptidase, translated as MTNPLLTEWDTPFGLPPFDRISDDDWSPAVDEALGRGRAAIDAISGSAEPPTFANTIEALEMSEDDLNRILGAFYGVAGADSNDKREALQREFAPKLSAYGSETIENKALFARIETLWAERDALDLTDEQMRVLMLTRRSFVRAGAQLEGDAAKRLRDVKSRLSVLGTEFTQNLLADEREWAMPLSDEDLDGLPDFVIATARAAGGGSPVVTLSRSLIVPFLQFSPRRDLRKTAYEAWVARGQNGGETDNRAIAAETLRLREDRARLLGYANFADFKLETEMAGTPEAVRELLMQVWTPAKAQAQSDAKALERMLHADGFDGPLEPWDWRYYSDIRRKQEHDLNEAELKPYLQLEKMIEAAFACANRLFGLSFAPIDGPVYHDDVKLWEVTRNGEHIAVFMGDYFARPSKRSGAWCMAMRSQQRLQGDVRPHVVNVCNFAKPEAGKPALLSYDDARTLFHEFGHALHQMLSDVTYESISGTSVARDFVELPSQLYEHWLEVPEVLSEFATHAETGEPMPRALLDKVLAANTYDMGFQTVEYVASALVDLEFHDGPPPADPMQKQAEVLESIGMPHAIRMRHATPHFAHVFAGDGYSSGYYSYMWSEVMDADAFEAFEEAGDPFDPDLAKRLEETVLSSGGSVDAAELYTAFRGRLPGVEALLKGRGLAA; from the coding sequence ATGACAAATCCGCTTTTGACCGAATGGGACACGCCTTTCGGACTTCCACCTTTTGACCGCATTTCCGATGATGACTGGTCACCTGCGGTTGATGAGGCGCTGGGGCGTGGACGTGCGGCGATTGATGCGATTTCTGGGTCCGCAGAGCCGCCGACATTCGCGAATACCATCGAGGCGCTGGAGATGTCCGAGGACGATCTGAACCGTATTCTTGGTGCGTTTTATGGAGTCGCGGGCGCGGATAGCAACGACAAGCGCGAAGCGCTGCAGCGCGAATTTGCACCAAAGTTGAGCGCATATGGATCGGAAACAATCGAGAACAAGGCCCTGTTTGCGCGCATCGAAACCCTGTGGGCGGAGCGCGACGCACTCGATCTCACGGATGAGCAGATGCGGGTGCTGATGTTGACGCGGCGCAGCTTTGTGCGGGCGGGTGCGCAGCTGGAAGGGGACGCGGCGAAGCGTTTGCGCGACGTGAAATCGCGGCTGTCGGTGCTGGGCACGGAATTTACGCAGAACCTGCTGGCGGACGAGCGGGAATGGGCAATGCCGTTGAGTGACGAAGATCTGGACGGATTACCAGATTTCGTTATCGCGACTGCCCGTGCTGCCGGTGGCGGTTCGCCTGTTGTGACGCTCTCGCGCTCTTTGATCGTGCCATTCCTGCAGTTTTCGCCGCGGCGTGACCTGCGCAAGACGGCCTACGAGGCCTGGGTCGCACGCGGCCAGAACGGGGGCGAGACGGACAATCGCGCAATTGCTGCCGAAACGCTCCGCCTGCGCGAAGATCGCGCCCGGCTTCTGGGATATGCGAATTTTGCTGATTTCAAACTGGAAACCGAGATGGCCGGGACGCCGGAAGCGGTGCGCGAGCTGCTGATGCAGGTCTGGACACCGGCCAAAGCGCAGGCGCAATCCGACGCGAAGGCGTTGGAGCGCATGTTACACGCTGACGGGTTTGATGGGCCGCTGGAACCCTGGGACTGGCGTTACTATTCCGACATTCGCCGCAAGCAGGAACACGATCTGAACGAAGCGGAATTGAAACCCTATTTGCAGCTGGAAAAGATGATCGAGGCTGCGTTCGCCTGTGCAAATCGCCTGTTTGGTTTGTCTTTCGCGCCAATTGACGGACCGGTCTACCACGACGATGTCAAGCTGTGGGAGGTCACGCGCAACGGCGAGCATATCGCTGTTTTCATGGGCGATTACTTTGCACGCCCCTCCAAGCGCTCCGGTGCCTGGTGCATGGCGATGCGCAGCCAGCAGCGCTTGCAAGGCGATGTGCGCCCGCATGTCGTCAACGTCTGCAATTTTGCCAAGCCTGAAGCAGGAAAGCCTGCTTTGCTGTCATATGATGATGCGCGCACACTGTTTCACGAGTTTGGCCATGCCCTGCACCAGATGCTGTCTGATGTGACCTATGAAAGCATTAGTGGCACGTCCGTGGCCCGTGATTTCGTTGAACTGCCCAGCCAGCTTTATGAACACTGGCTGGAAGTCCCCGAAGTGCTGTCTGAGTTTGCGACCCATGCCGAAACAGGTGAGCCGATGCCACGTGCGTTGCTGGACAAGGTGCTGGCTGCAAACACGTATGATATGGGCTTCCAGACGGTCGAGTATGTCGCCTCAGCCCTTGTCGATCTGGAATTTCACGATGGTCCGCCCCCCGCCGATCCGATGCAGAAACAGGCCGAGGTGCTTGAATCGATCGGGATGCCGCATGCCATCCGCATGCGTCACGCGACACCGCATTTTGCCCATGTCTTTGCGGGCGACGGGTATTCGAGCGGTTATTACAGTTACATGTGGTCAGAAGTTATGGATGCTGACGCCTTCGAGGCATTTGAGGAAGCCGGCGATCCATTCGATCCCGATCTTGCGAAGAGGTTGGAAGAGACAGTGCTGTCATCCGGTGGGTCTGTAGATGCGGCAGAGCTTTACACTGCGTTTCGGGGGCGGTTGCCGGGCGTTGAAGCTTTGCTGAAAGGCCGCGGACTGGCGGCTTGA
- a CDS encoding amino acid ABC transporter permease: MLPTSPDDKDFPWWLLIVAAIGIYLFAQVLTDDTYTQVLVTLMKGLRITVFVALVSYILACALGLVLALMATSQWLIWRQIARLYVEVMRGIPIIVLLLYVAFVLAPALVALIGWVQEALGFEAMRTRDFSLLWRAVIALTLAYASFLAEVFRAGLQSVDHGQIEAAEALGLNKWQRLRHIVLPQALRTVLPPLGNDFVAMVKDSSLVSVLGVTDITQLGKVTAAGNFRYFETYNIVALLYLTMTIGLSILLRNFERRMRQR; the protein is encoded by the coding sequence ATTTATCTGTTCGCGCAGGTGCTGACCGACGACACCTATACGCAGGTTCTTGTAACGTTGATGAAAGGGCTGCGGATCACGGTGTTCGTAGCCCTTGTATCCTACATTCTGGCCTGTGCATTGGGGCTGGTGCTGGCGCTGATGGCGACGTCGCAATGGCTGATCTGGCGGCAGATTGCGCGGTTGTACGTCGAAGTTATGCGCGGAATCCCGATCATCGTGCTGTTGCTTTATGTTGCCTTTGTCCTTGCCCCGGCACTTGTCGCGTTGATCGGTTGGGTGCAAGAAGCGCTGGGATTCGAGGCGATGCGGACCCGCGATTTTTCGTTGCTTTGGCGGGCGGTGATCGCGCTGACACTGGCATATGCATCATTTCTGGCAGAGGTGTTTCGCGCCGGCCTGCAATCAGTCGATCACGGGCAAATCGAAGCCGCCGAGGCGCTGGGCCTGAACAAGTGGCAGCGGCTGCGCCATATCGTTCTGCCACAGGCCTTGCGGACGGTGCTGCCACCGCTTGGCAATGATTTCGTGGCGATGGTCAAGGATTCCTCACTCGTCTCGGTTCTGGGCGTTACGGACATCACCCAGCTTGGCAAGGTGACGGCCGCCGGGAATTTTCGCTATTTCGAAACCTATAACATCGTTGCCCTGCTTTATCTGACGATGACGATCGGCTTGTCGATTCTGTTGCGCAATTTCGAAAGGCGAATGCGCCAGCGGTAG